One Vicia villosa cultivar HV-30 ecotype Madison, WI linkage group LG5, Vvil1.0, whole genome shotgun sequence genomic window, atctccaaatagagtcaatcTTAATACCCCTTTAAGCCTCAATTTTGGGCCTTGTACAAGACACTCAAAAATTTAAATCTTCTCTCCAGAGATGAAACGTGATTCATCTCTATGGAAGATACATTTCTTCTATTACACCACATTCAGAAACACAAACATTTTCCCATTTAGCTGATGTAAGAGGCACGCACTGTTGATTTCAATCCAGGTTGTTGTCCTTCCCTAAATGGTTGAAAAActgttctttcattcaagagactgtAACTGGCATACTTGAACATTCAAGTAAGGTTCAAATCTTATGAAAAGAATTTTCTTTCTGTTActttcaaaaatgtttgtggtggaatagtagagatATCTTTCTGTTAAGATGATGACTTGTCTCTTTCTCTAGAAAAGAGATCCACTTTTAGCttcaatcttgggctttaaacaagacaCAAAAATTCAATCCATTTTCTTATTAGTTCCCTGAACTACagaaagctctgacttccattaggaatatgtaggcatgagattcacaaagAATCTTTGCGagcaaacaaaaaaatcaaaaacactcaATTTCCTTGTCTTTTCATCAATTCATTTTCTCTCctatcacaaaggagaaactttcccaataaacaCTAAGCACAAACAACCATGGATAAGAATAAGTACAAAAGGGCTCTCGTAGAGTATTACGGATACTTAGGATGCTAATATCTTCCCtctgtataaccgacctcccgatcCTTAGAATCTCTCCTAGGTGCTCCCCACACCTAACTAACTTAGGGTTTATtaagatctttttccccttcctcctcgtaggatagaTTAAAAGTTCGTGTTACGCGTTCTTTCTATAACATAAAGAAACCCCCCGGGACCACTCCTTTCCTCTTTTGGAGAGGGTGTTGTTTTCGCGCGCGTACAGGGATATGGTAGGGTTTGGGTGTCTTTATCGCACCAAAGTCGTCATGAATTTGTCTCTctcttttattttagattttctcTCTTATTATCAATTTTTCCCACTACAAGTCACCTACAAAATTACAAAACACACTCAATtataaaaatatctattttgACGAAGGATCTTAGAAAGCTTACCTCATAGTGTGGACATTTTCATAATTGTTTTACATAATTGGTAACTTTTTTCCTTTCAAAGTACGGCGTGTCCTCACACAAACAACTAGATCTTCATCGCTCCTTCAAGCTTAATAAACCTTCAAAacagaattattattattgtctTTGTGTTTACCATACTCTTTTCAAATTGGAGAATAACGTGCATAACTCATTTGTGTTCTTCCATTGAGATcagatttaataaaattgatatcaTTTAATAATTCAAAGAAAATTTGTCGAGAATATGAAGATAAGTAGAATGTAAACGGATGTTATAACGATTACAAAGAGAAAGAAGATTAAAGTTCTCGGATTAATTTAATGataatgtcatatatatatatatatatatatatatatatatatatatatatatatatatatatatatatatatatatatatatgaagaaaaaaaaatctgaAATGATGATAGTGATGACACATTCGCCAACTAAATaccaaataaactaaattaaactcCATTTAAGAAAAATAGAtatgaaatattattaaataaaaataccaaaatggaaaataataatagtaataaataaacaaacatttttggTTTATAAAAGCATAAATGTAGCTGAGGTATGTTTAGTCATTTGTCTTATTAATCAGAACTCCAAATTCTGTTCTCCGCGTTCTGCTTTCGGTTTCAGTTTCTTGTTTGTGTTAttcatcaaaatcaaatcaaatcttcaaatcaccaccaatttcaaatcttcaatctttctttctcttttcctccAAAATCGAATCTTCCCCATCTGGGTTCATTCAATTCGTCCTTTCCTTCTTCAATGCTATGTCGTTTTTCTTCAAAACGTGTTCTTCTTGTTTCTACTACCACTAGTTCTTCTTCCTACGGTTATGGCTTTGAAATTCTCCCACAATCATGACCGGTTCGCATTTGAATAGAAGCATTTCCATCAACAGAAGATCCCATTCTCAATCACAACAGCCTCTTGGAAGTCCCAAACCCGTTTCATCAACCCGTTTCGGATGTGTTTCTTTGGGTCTCAGGTTTCAAGTTCTTGTTATCATTGCTTCTGTTTTTTCATTCTTTATAGCGATTGGTGGTGGTTACATCTATGTTCTACCTAGTCTTACTCATGCTTTTTTTCATACACAAggtttcttttctgatcagagTAATGGTAGTGAATCTTTGTTGAGAAAATGTGATGTTTTTGATGGAACATGGGTTCAGGTTTCGAGTGGTTACCCTTTGTATAATGCTTCTGAGTGTCCTTTTGTTGAACAAGGGTTTGATTGTTTAGGGAATGGGAGGAGTGATTTGGATTTTCTGACATGGAGGTGGAAGCCTAAGGGTTGTGATATTCCGAGTTTTGATGTTGGGGCTGTTTTGGAGATGTTGAGGAGTAAGAGGGTTGTTTTTGTTGGTGATTCTATGAGTAGGACTCAATGGGAGTCTTTGATTTGTATGTTGATGACTGGAGTGGAGGATAAGATGAATGTTTATGAAGTGAATCAGAATCAGATTAGTAAGAGGATTAGGTTTTTAGGTGTTAGGTTTAGTGATTTCAATTTTACTATTGAGTTTTTTCGATCGGTTTACTTGGTTCAGCAGGGTCAGGTTCCTCGTCATGCACCGAAGAGGGTTAAGTCGACACTTTTGTTGGATAAGTTAGATGATATTAGCCATCAATGGATAAATTCGGATATTCTTATATTCAATACTGGTCACTGGTGGGTTCCATCTAAGCTTTTCCACATGTAAGGTTCCATTCTTTTCATTATTTTGATCGGTTTGAGTTGCATCGGCTGTATCTTTTTTACTGTAATTCTCTACAATATCAACGATTGCAATGCGACCATGACGCTTAGTTTTGTTTATGTATGAATATATCTTCTGCAGTTTGATTTTTGATGTTATTTATTGCCTTGAATAAATAGTTCGCCATAGCAGCATAGCCATTGTTCTCATATTAGGTTCGTCATCATGATTTTAGGTTTTAGAGTTTATGTAACAGGTGATACCTGATTGTTCCCGAGATATTTGAATCAAAAGGGTATCTTTTGATTTATGTTCGCTTGGATCTTTTTGTGTTGTTAATGACCGTCTTCTTGCATTCAATAGGGGTTGTTATTTCCAGGTTGGACGCTCTCTGCAGCTTGGGATGTCGATTCCTTCTGCCTATAGAATAGCACTCGAAACTTGGACTTCTTGGATTGATAGAAAGATTGATAAAAATAGAACACGCGTCTTTTTTAGGACTTTTGAGCCATCTCACTGGAGGTATTCACACATTACCGATAACACTATATGCTtaatttgtatatatgttttagCTTTCGTTATATGATTTCTTAAAATGATTCCTTTTCTTATAACGATGCTTCAAAGTTCAAATTATACTTACCTTTCACAAGCCATGCTTGATTTATGGAATTCTGTCACGCACAGGATTCACTAACCTTTGAAACCTTTTTATGTTTGCTGCAGTGATCAGACCCGTAGGACTTGCAATGTAACTCAGTACCCGACATTCGAAACTAATGCAACGGACCAAAACTCGTTTTCAGACACAGTTATGGAAGTTGTAAAGAATGTTGATTTTCCTATAAATATTCTTCATGTTACATCTATGTCGGCTCCCCGCAGTGATGCACATGTTGGTAACTGGAATGATAATCCAACTAGTCAGGATTGCAGTCATTGGTGCCTACCTGGAGTGCCTGATATGTGGAACGAAATTATTTTGTCCCAAATTTTTCCCGAATATGATATCCCTTTTTGGGCAAATGGAACCACACAGTAAGTTCAGTTGCTTCATATGcttcatttaaaatttaaaaaaaaaaaaaaaaactacttttcACACACATTTTATTTCTGGATGCAGATTA contains:
- the LOC131602850 gene encoding protein trichome berefringence-like 7 encodes the protein MTGSHLNRSISINRRSHSQSQQPLGSPKPVSSTRFGCVSLGLRFQVLVIIASVFSFFIAIGGGYIYVLPSLTHAFFHTQGFFSDQSNGSESLLRKCDVFDGTWVQVSSGYPLYNASECPFVEQGFDCLGNGRSDLDFLTWRWKPKGCDIPSFDVGAVLEMLRSKRVVFVGDSMSRTQWESLICMLMTGVEDKMNVYEVNQNQISKRIRFLGVRFSDFNFTIEFFRSVYLVQQGQVPRHAPKRVKSTLLLDKLDDISHQWINSDILIFNTGHWWVPSKLFHMGCYFQVGRSLQLGMSIPSAYRIALETWTSWIDRKIDKNRTRVFFRTFEPSHWSDQTRRTCNVTQYPTFETNATDQNSFSDTVMEVVKNVDFPINILHVTSMSAPRSDAHVGNWNDNPTSQDCSHWCLPGVPDMWNEIILSQIFPEYDIPFWANGTTQLDD